From the genome of bacterium, one region includes:
- a CDS encoding 5-formyltetrahydrofolate cyclo-ligase, protein MDREKEIIRKRLLAQRNKIPPSEREEKSQLIMGQLIQTPDFSRALSIMIYVSFTSEVMTREMIIYSLKVNKKVIVPVVDVGHHRLILSEIESFDELVPSTYGIMEPQHLRPVQAEQVDLFILPGVAFDDRGVRLGYGGGYFDRLFGSVEQHQKLIGLAFELQMQKELPCAPHDILMNMVITEEKVRFFGSL, encoded by the coding sequence AGATTACTTGCTCAAAGAAACAAAATCCCCCCATCGGAGCGGGAGGAGAAGAGTCAGCTCATCATGGGGCAGCTTATCCAAACCCCTGATTTCTCCAGGGCTCTGTCAATAATGATCTACGTTTCTTTCACCAGTGAAGTTATGACCAGGGAAATGATTATCTACTCCCTGAAGGTAAACAAAAAGGTAATTGTCCCGGTGGTGGATGTGGGTCATCACCGGCTGATACTATCAGAGATCGAAAGCTTTGATGAACTGGTTCCCTCTACTTATGGTATTATGGAGCCTCAACACCTGCGGCCAGTACAGGCCGAGCAGGTTGATCTCTTCATTTTACCGGGAGTCGCTTTTGATGACAGAGGAGTAAGATTAGGTTATGGAGGAGGATATTTCGACCGTTTGTTCGGCAGTGTGGAGCAGCACCAAAAGTTGATCGGCCTTGCCTTTGAATTGCAGATGCAAAAGGAACTCCCTTGTGCGCCTCACGATATTCTCATGAATATGGTAATCACGGAAGAAAAGGTAAGGTTTTTTGGCTCTCTATAG